The Dioscorea cayenensis subsp. rotundata cultivar TDr96_F1 chromosome 8, TDr96_F1_v2_PseudoChromosome.rev07_lg8_w22 25.fasta, whole genome shotgun sequence genome segment taccaaatcagTACTATGAAGTCGGAGAATGATGTGAGAATGTTTTCAGACGAATAGAGGatgtgaagaaggagagaaactagtcttctttaaaaagaactcgcgccccttggcgttctgtgcatccacacgggcgtttggaAAATCCctacgcccgtgcgcctcattacaagagagccacaggggcgtacacaagcccctgtgcgctctcgggaaaacactccttccactctgactgctctcgcacgggcgtgcggaaaatacccacgcccgtgcgcccgacccacaggggcagccgcacgacCCTGTGCCTTCCCtgaacatccgagaaaatttccaagtgttctacatgctagtgcggaaattccccacgggcgtggtcattaacatgcccaactcacaggggcagccacacgcccctgtgtcttctcgggatggagagaactcctctgcagaatttcgcacgggcgtgtggaaattacccacgcccatgtgtggttcacaaggtcgcccacaagggcgagtccacgcccctgtgtgctctcgggataatccgcccaactctgcaggaattcacacgcccgtgcggaaattacccacgggcgtgtgacagtcgcatggtcgttcacagggatAGCCGCACGCctttgtgccttctctggatgaacTCGCAATAGAtatacatgggcatgtggaaattccacacgcccgtgtgttttcactagatgccttagaaaaacctgcaggctctgcaggaaatctctgaacatgtttacacactcagagcctgccttattatgcaaatttaccagtgaaaaacatgtaattgagctcaaacgaccaaacttcgccaattccacatgaaaacacacgatgacttaaaaaaaaacccacaataaaatcgcagcacaagcatctaaaaatcaagacaccaacactccacAATTTATTCATACAAAACACTTCATTATTtaactaagaaaaacagtaaacacttcggttgcctcccaagaagcgcttgtttaacgtcactaagcttcaCGCACCTTGTCTTAACTCACAtgagttcatagatgaaggttgccctcttacccatgacttgaaagcatgatgagcacaatctatTGAAAGTAGAGGGCGTATTATCGGGCTTAGGACCACAtagcaatgattcatccaactccttccgtTTACAgacgtctccaatagccttggagtgtttccggtggcgtctcctagccctcttcattttctggagcaccttttTCTGGATCCTCGGGGTATaaggtacttcttccgtcgatccaagcatcattacatctccATGTCcatcctcttggtcgaacaaaccttcatacggatctggattgaacatttcctgcatgtattcatcaacaatctcatcagtagtgtctagaaagtataaagtatcatcgaaatcaagagaatgctgcatggcttcagcaaggcagtatgtgagcttgtcatctccaactctcaatgtgagctctccgccgtccatatcaatcaatgctttggaagtccgcaagaacggtctcccaagtatcaagggtacatccgcatcctcatcgacatctaacactacaaagtcaaccgaaaaaatgtacttgtctaccttaacaagcacatcttcaatgatgcctctcagatgttgtactgttcggtccgctaattgcaaagtcatccgagtaggcctaggctcgccgaAGCCTATCTTTTGAAataaagtgtatggcatgacgttgatactagctcctgagtccgccaatgccatttcctcacctagattgccaatattacacggaatgatgaagcttcaagggtctttcttcttgttcggcatgttcttttgcaataccaccGAGCATAAAGCATCCAAAACCACtaaagcactttcctccaacttcctcttgttagtcaacaagtctttcaagaacttcgcatacttaggcatttgggccaatgcctcaacaaaaggaatattgatgtggagttgtttgaacaaactcaggaacttcttgtactgttcatccccttggttatttttcaatctagagggataagggattcttggcttgaaatgTGGGGGTGTCACcactttctctttgcttgtcctctcTTCTACctttataacctcgggtgcgtgttcttttgtcttctcactcggaagcctaccttcaacctcatgaccacttctcaaagtgatcgccttcacatgctctctagggttggtctctgtattgctcggcaagcttccatgtggcctttcagaaagagacttcgcaatttgccccacctgattttcaagtttatgcaaagaggcggtgtggttacgaagtgtagcctcgactgattcaaaccttgtatttgcagattgcacaaatctagtcaagtgcttctctaagtcattcattcgggcttccaaacctgagactctgttttccacctgaggtgcttgttgttgttgttggaaacccggtggccccatggccttttgtggaccctgattactccatgagaaattgggatgattcttccaacccgaattgtaggtattgctatatgggtttccttgaggtctcatgccattacctacaaaatcaacgttctccaccgaagaaacatcaccgatatagatcgggcaatcggagagagcatgtcctccaccacacccggtgcaattagtcacggccgccactctatttgaagttagaagatctaacttcttactcaaattctccacttgagccgccaatgaagttaccgcatctatttcatggagaccaaccacttttttcttctccctagcattccattggtagctgtttaaccctatttcttcaattaactgacatgcctcatcgggggtcttgctacctaaggtacctcctattgccacatccaagagttgccttgtatttgggttcaaaccattgtaaaaggtctgaataatcatccactccgggaatccgtgttgcgggcactttctcaggagctccttgaacattTCCCATATCTCGAATAGAAACTCCAATTCCatctgaacaaaggatgagatctcattcctaagctttgctaattttctgggaggaaaataacgggtcagaaaagcttctaccatctcctcatACGTGGTAATTGATACTCTAggcaatgagtgtagccactgcttcgctctccccctTAGGGgaaatgggaaggctcgcaacttgattgcatcatccgtcaccctgtTTATCTTCACCATCTCACACAtctcaagaaagctctctatatgaatgtttggatcttcatcggccaaaccattgaattgtgcagaTTGccgcaacatgtggatgaatgtcggcttcggtttaagttctgagctgtaatcgggggatgcacaatactcgattgtgtccccaacactgaaggtctggcataatcggataatgtttgCTGTtactcattctattctgccatgttttcagattcttgcacttccaaatcagctaaattagactgttcttgcacatgctctttcccttttcttctaagtgtatgttcaagctcaggatctccttcaatcaatattgaaggattccctcgggtcataacctggagctgcaccaaaaagaaagaaaaagaaatcagaacgatgatagaataagaagatatgaaatagaatgtatgttgaaatagctaagaaaacaaagtgcaaagtatctttaaacgctactccccggcaacggcgccaaaaacttgacaaggtccccatgcgtatatcccgcaagtgcacgagtttgtcgaagtaataatcccagatgagcgggtgtcgaatccacagggagtagggaataaaaacacttaatctgcttcttagctatgtgacaGATTAATAGttataagtgtgacaatgattcaattctcaaaagtaaaatcaacaagtaagagagcacgagtaaaggaggaaggtaaggcaatcgataaagatgaggtacccggataatgctccgcctaagacgatcgtttcaagtgcaagaaccctctattatgcttcctaatcaatgcaatagtgagtcgtggaaatccttcattatataatcccaaatctaaggtcaaccatgcctaactctatacatgtcccggaggagagattagataacctctcaacctcgcactcgcatagagttgcaatgagctctagggattccaagtgataaatctcttcctaattatagacctagccctttggtccaggtggaaggtccctaaccacgattaagccctagatactaagatcacctcaacgcttcactccgttgcacgcgcaaataagccccagcggaaggtcatcccttagaccattcactctattatggccgcaaagaacttgaggaaaggaggtagaatctatcacgtcggaggggaaaggggacgctcctgtacctctcgactcaccctctcaaccctctccaacctagctttgtctaacgctcgtggtgtgtcattcactcacaaggttaccaacaagaactctcaaccctagtgtcactctaggggaaatgttcatacaatcaagtattcaaggttagaactcacaataaacatcaattaattgaaagcataattaagagattcaatgaaacaaatacatcctagggttcacaaatacccaagtacccactaggggtttagctctccatggagctaagtacaatcaaagaaatagaatgtaaaagcaatgaatccatagaaaaccccctcgatggtcatgtcgatggtcttgtggagagtcctctactcgtcgcaagggatcctttgtccggcctaggatacacctcgccggatcggtgtcgacgaaagctctcccaataaccttcttccaaacgacgcgcgatgtcggagccgtagaacctctccaaaaccctagccaatacccctcaaaaccctagccgaagtcctctctcaagttggggaaaagatggagaaaagaatgctgaaatcggggctgaatcggatttaaatagggctggaatcgggcgaccacacgggcctgtggatctttcagacgtccatgtggaatttccacacgggcgtggataatttccacatgcccgtgtgggttctctgaattcctgttttctcggccggctatgaacattgttgctacagtactttgctacatttctctgctacagtatctggcctgaatagcttcccgaatccatgctttcatcggggtaacgcaaacgggcccacgttcacgtcgtggatcacttgcttcttcaatgatagacaagttggtggagctcttgttctatgtgcataagtcggaatgctcgagtgtgactgcccttgtgcccctccaaaaaGATTTGtcaactcgaatacaaggaggttggcacacactctagcatctcacacccgacctatgtctttgcgtttgaactttagcaagatttcccccaaaatcggtgcattatgatccacattggcttctttccttcataatcggcctcacaaccctacctgcacgaaagtaagataaaaacacacatattagtgtaaaaaccagaaaagagtaatgctcaacataaggaaagaatgcttcgcattaatatcacacaacaACTTATCACATACAGGGTTGTGGAGCCGaaagttaaagaaagaagctaatgtgggtcGCAagcgcactatttggaggaaatcttgagaaggttcaaacgcgaagacataagtcgggttcaagatgcaagaatgcgTGCTAACCTTCTTATACTCAAGTTAGCACTATGATTTGGAgtggtacaagggcagtcacattcaagcattcctgcttgtgcatgtatagcaagatcacCACCAAcgtgtccattattgaagaagcaaaacaacCGGCTGAAACTGAGCaaaacagagaatctacacgggcgtctggaaattccacacgcccgtgctaaaaatccataggggcgtccACATTGGCATGCGGATTCCCGAtcccagcctatttaaagccgatttcagccccgatttaaaaatcttttctccatcttttccccaacttgtgagagggctgcggctagggtttgaagaggtattggctaggaatttggagaggttctacggctccgacatcgcgctctgtttggaagaaggttagtgggagagctttcatcggcactgatccggcgaggtgtatcttaggccgAACAAAGGAACCCTTGGAcaagtaaaggactctccacaagatcatcgccatgactatcgaggggttttctatggattctttgcttttacatttgattttattgattgtaattgcttcatggagagataaaccccatggtgggtacttggatatttgtgaaccctaggatgtattcgtttcattgaacctctttattatgttttcaattaattaatgttttatttgagttccaatcttgattgcttgattgtatgaatactttcttagagtgacactagcgttaagagttcttgttggtaacccttgtgagtgagtgacacattatgagagttagacaaagctagattggagagggttgagatggtgagtagagaggtagctgagcgtcccctttcccctttggtgtgatttattctacctccatttccttaagttctttgcggtcatagtagagtgaatgggctaaaggatgaccttctagtggggcttagttgcgtgtgcaatagagtgaagcattgaagtgattttagcacctagggcttaattgtggctagggaccttccacctggactaaagggttaggtctacatctaggaagaagatttatcacttggaatccctagaactcattgcaattttatacgagtgctaggttgagaggttattcaatttcttctccggaacatgtatagagttaggcatggttgaccttagatttgggaccatgtatttaaggatctccatgactcattattgcatcagttaagaagtataatagagggttcttgcacttgaaatgattgtcctaggcggagcaatatccgtgtaccccatttacatcgattgccttaccttctcatttatttgtgctctctttcttgttcttttacttttgttatttcacatcttgtcacacatatcattattcatctttcacttagttaagaaataatttaagtgtttttattccctactctctgtggatacgataccccactcatctgggattttattacttcgacaaacccatgtacttgcgggacatacgcaaggggtgttgtcaagtttttggcgccgttgccgaggagtaggcatttagagatactttgcactttggttTCTtaactattcattcattcattctagttcacatcttcttttctatgaTCGTtatgatttgttctttttctttgattacagaaaaataaaaataaaaatatgattgacaTGCCCGAGTTATTCGACACTATCACGGGAATAGTTGAAAATGTGAAACAGAAAATTCAACTATTTGTCGTACAAGACATACGGTGTAATTCCCCGTAAGAATAGTACACTATTCAATAGCCCATGGAAGAGTCAGTTAAAGAGtacatttggagtatgccttcttgatggaagaatctaaactcccggtgattgtggcttcaaacttgtctgtaGATCAAAAGGGCAATCTTGTTAGCAAGTTGAAAAGGCATAAGTTAgctattgcgtggaagatttttgacattaagggcataaatccatcattctatACTCACAAAATCCTAATGGaagatgactataaatctgtgatgCAACCTTAGAGAAGATTAAATCCGAACATGATGGAAGTCGTCAAGGCAGAGGTGGTGAAGCTCCTAGATGCAGGGATCATTTACCCCATATCTGgtagtgcatgggtgagtccaacACAAGTGGTTCCGAAAAAAGGAGGGATGACAGTTGTGAGAAATGAGAAGAATAAATTAATTCCAACTAGGACACTGATAGGATgacgagtttgcattgattatagaagactaaatgatgcCACTCAAAAAGATCCTTTCCCATTgccatttatcgatcagatgtTGGAACGATTGGGAGGGAGTcgattttattgcttccttgatagtatgtcgggatattttcaaatccccatagctccagaagatcaggagaaatccacatttacttgcccttatggtacttttgcttacaggaGAATGCCTTTCGGATTGCGTaattgataagtgattgtgtgataagaatatgaagtgttctttttttatgttgagcattacttttctcgggttttaacggtAATATATGCGTCCTTATGTTACTTTAGTGCATACAGGGTTGTGGAGCCGaaagttaaagaaagaagctaatgtgggtcGCAAGcacattatttggaggaaatcttgagaaggttcaaacacgaagacataagtcgagtTCAAGAtccaagaatgtgtgccaacctccttatacTCAAGTTAGCACTATGATTTGgtggggcacaagggcagtcacattcaagcattccggcttgtgcatgtatagcaagatctccaccaacgtgtccaTTATTGACGAAGCAAAGAGATTCACTACccaaatgtgtgcccatttttgttacctcgatgaaagcattgATTCGGGAGAGTTTcaggcaggtactgtagcagtatactgtagcaaaacaatgtagcatTTCACTTTAGCAGATACTATTCGCAACCGGCCGAAACTGggtaaaatagagaatccacatgagtgtgtgaaaattccacacgcccatgcgaaaaaTCTACAgcggcgcccacatgggcgtgtggattcccgattcgagcttatttaaagctgatttcagcgcCGATTTAAAagtcttttctccatattttccccaacttaagagaggcttgcggctagggtttaaagaggtattggctagtgatttagagaggttctacggctccaacatcacgctctatttggaagaaggttagtgggagagcttttgtcgcaccgattcagcgaggtgtatcctaggccggacaaagggacccttggacgagtagaggactctccacaagaccatcgccatgactatggagggggttttctatggattctttgcttttacatttgatttcattgattgtaattagctgcatggagagctagaccccctagtgggtacttgggtatttttgaatcctaggatgtattcgtttcattgaacctctttattatgttttcaattaattgatgttttatttgagttcgaatcttgattgcttgattgtatgaatactcccttagagtaacactagggttgagagttcttgttggtaacccttgtgagtaagtgacacattatgagagttagacaaagctagattggagagggttgagatggtgagtcgagaggtagctgagcgtcccctttcccctttggtgtgatttattctacctccatttcctcaagttctttgcggtcatagtagagtgaatgggctaaaggatgaccttctagtggggcttagttgcgtgtgcaatagagtgaagcattgaagtgattttgaTGATggctatttttgatgatcttttggaaGACAATATGGAGATGTTCATGGGtgattttttggtatttggggactcttttgatatatgcttaaagaatttggatAGAGTACTAGTTAGATGTGAAGAAACGGACCTCAtcctcaattgggagaagtgtcactttatggtccaagaaggcattgtccttggataTAAGATTTCCCAAGAAGGTATGATGgtagacaaggcaaagattgaagttatcgaaaagcttcctccacctataaatgtaaaagggatccgtaGTTTCTTGGAgcaggtttatcaaggacttttcgaagatcacgcaaccgttgaccaaactcctagaaaaaaatgctccttttgattttggggatgactgtctgagtgcattcaaattgttgaaggagagaTTAGTGCGAGCACCAATTTTGGCAATACCGGATTGGAacgaaccctttgagctcatgtgtgacacaagtgattatgctgtgggagcagttttgggaCAAAGAAAAGACAAGCAATTTtgaccgatttattatgctagcaagactcttacaagtgctcaagaaaactatacaaccaccgaaaaagagttgttagcagtggtgtttgcttttgacaagttcaggccagacctcattttatctagggGCACAGTATTTACAGATCATTCCGCACTCTGTTACCTCATGAATAAAGCTGAAGGaaagccgagattgatttgctagatcttattgttacaagaaatcgatatggaaataaaagctAAGAGGGGAactgaaaatgtggttgcagatcatctttcAATATTAGAAGGTtatgaggggcaagaaccggcaagcaaggaaatcaatgatttctttcttgaagaacatttgtatgcaATACAAGAGTCAGAGTTAgaggatactccatggttcgcgaACTTTGCAAACTGTTTGTGAGGAAAGGTACTGAAGCAGTGTCTCAGTTTTCAATAGAAGGAAAAGTTTTTCAatgacttgaagaactatttttgggatgatccctacttgttccgtatttgtgccgACTATGTTGTTTGAAGATGTGTGtctagggaagaaggttggagcattattgTACACTGTCATTCTGGTCCcgttggggggcattatgcGTTGAGCAAAACTGCTGAGAAAGTTATGGCCACCGGTTTctattggccgactttattcgAGGATgtccatcagtttgttcttcgatgtgacaGTTGTCAAATTGCTGGAAACCTATCgcgaagagatgagatgcctcagaatCCGATGCAGTTTTTGTGAGGtctttgatgtgtggggaattgacatcatgggaccatttccgaaGTCCAATGATAATCAATATAATCTGGTgccagttgactatgtttctaaatggatGGAAGCTCAaactcttccaactaatgatggaAGAACTATtgtaaaatttctgaagagcttgtttactcgatttgggactccacaaattatcattagcgatcgagggacccatttttgcaacacacagCTTGCGAAGGCACTGAagctatggagtgcatcattaTCTTGCTACCTCCTACCACCCGCAGACGAGTGGACAAGTAGAAGtcacaaacagagagcttaagagGATCTTGACCAAGTCCGTAGAACAAGGAAAGTGGGATTGGTCGGAatggttagatgacacactttaggCTCATAGAATAGCGTACAAAACTCCAATAGGAACCACCCCctataatttggtgtatggGAAATCCTGTCATTTGCCTATGGAATTAGAGCATAAAgtatattgggcaatcaaggtgatgaattttgacttgagcaaaTCAGGAGaacaaagaatgttacatctcaacgagctagatgaatggagaatgaaagCATTTGAGAATGCAAAGAtctataaggaaagaattcggaagtggcatgacaagtaTATTAAGAATCTGAAAGAGTTCAAAGTGGGcaatcaggtgttactattcaactctcgTTTACGGTTATTTCCCGGGAAGCTCATGTCTAGATGGTTTGACCCTTATACAGTAACCGAAGTTTCATCTCATGGAGCTGTTGAGATTACCCATCGGGAGAAgggtacattcaaggtgaatggacacagactgaaaccatactatggaggGGAGGTTGGTAATGACGTCAAGGAAGTAGTTTTCCTTCataagcccccgtgaggtaagacaaggtaggTCAAGCATAGTgaagttaaacaagcgctttttgggaggcaacccaagtgtttactgttttcttagttgttagcatagtgtttgcatgaataaagtgttgagtgttggtgtctagattttttagttgcttttgctgtgattttattgtggactctaaatgtcatcgtgtgttttcatgtggatttggcaaagttttggtcgctcgagctagtttctcatgcttttcactggtgtattttgcataatagggaaagctctgagtgtgtatacatgttcaaaaattttctgtagagcttGTAGAgttttttaaggcatccagggaAAATGCATAGGTGTggggaaattccgcacgcccgtggatttgcattgcgagctagtccagagaagacacaggagcATGGAcgcgcccctgtgagcgaccttgtgacttctgcacgcccatgggtaatttctgcacgggcgtgcgttttcctacagagacttagcaatttatcccgagagcacacagggacgtggactcgcccttgtgagcGAACCTGCGACACAAACGCACGGGCGTAGGTACTTCccgcacgctcgtgtggatctctgcagaagaactctcctccatcccaagaagacacaggggcttgCGCTTGACCCTGTGAGTaggacctgtgaatgtccatgcccgtgcggaatctccgcacgagcgtgcgaaacacttag includes the following:
- the LOC120267290 gene encoding uncharacterized protein LOC120267290, translating into MELEHKVYWAIKVMNFDLSKSGEQRMLHLNELDEWRMKAFENAKIYKERIRKWHDKYIKNLKEFKVGNQVLLFNSRLRLFPGKLMSRWFDPYTVTEVSSHGAVEITHREKGTFKVNGHRLKPYYGGEVGNDVKEVVFLHKPP